tatatatatatatatatatatgcatataacACAGGCCCTAAAAATGCAGGGGTTTGGTGTTCTTCTAGCCATAATTTCCAGAGTTTCTAGATTGGTAATCTAAAACGCGTCAAGGAAAGACATGCTTAACTTGCAAAGAAATTCCCCTATGCTATCCTGGTTCTTTCACTGAGATTTTCTTTGTTGCCTTCGAACAACAATTTGATTATATATCTGGTTCTCTTGCTGTAGTATTTAACATCTCTAAGATTTGCTTTGGTTTATAGATGCAATATGGGTCAGGCTAATATGACCCTTCCTATTTTCCtagtttttttggtttcaagCTCTGCCTTTTCTGATCATCCTCCAAAAAACCCAGATATGATCTTGGGGGACAAACTGGATTCTCTGCCTTATTCAAGCCTTGGCGAGGCAAGCAGTCCATGGCTGCTGCGCGTGCAATCAGATCTACCTAAACCAACCTTATCAATGCTTGTGGGTGGTAAGGGTGATGAAGATGCAGGCATAGGCTTTCTAGAACAGCCTTTACTGCCATCAACGGCAATAGAGGCTAATGGTGGTGCTGCAGGAAGTGGCGGCGATGGAGAAAGCAACCTGGGATCAAAGAAGGTTCTTCGCAGCCTGGTGATGATCATGCTGATTTTGCTAATGATCGTTGGAGAACTCGGTGTTCTTCCATCCAGAAAAGAAACACGCGCTATTGATTCATGGGCAACCATGAGTTTCCACTATTTGAGCTTCAAGGAGTATGATATATTGCAGTGTCTGGAAGGGAGCCCTGAGCAGCATCCTAAAGTAGTTGTACTTGGCCGTGTTGATAAAGGTAATGGAAGAGGCAGTGGCACAGGTCAAGATGGAACCAAAAGATTCGGTGAGTCACGCTTCCAGTTACTCTCAATGAT
The Quercus lobata isolate SW786 chromosome 10, ValleyOak3.0 Primary Assembly, whole genome shotgun sequence DNA segment above includes these coding regions:
- the LOC115965014 gene encoding uncharacterized protein LOC115965014 → MGQANMTLPIFLVFLVSSSAFSDHPPKNPDMILGDKLDSLPYSSLGEASSPWLLRVQSDLPKPTLSMLVGGKGDEDAGIGFLEQPLLPSTAIEANGGAAGSGGDGESNLGSKKVLRSLVMIMLILLMIVGELGVLPSRKETRAIDSWATMSFHYLSFKEYDILQCLEGSPEQHPKVVVLGRVDKGNGRGSGTGQDGTKRFGLLKLLIAVLKPKEGVMVKRKRKVGVEVQVLGDMKVEEVKEKAKVERLVEEWVEGEAEAVEEVEVEVETETETEMVMEKEAEAEAEMEVEVEVEVTWKAEVELLIVLSWRVNTVNEFGMPLLLPEKLRILMPWLTLIICLTAALDLNLPSALSALLIQHRPRIERFCRAYAMASMISALAILLYITALWGFSV